The Chlorocebus sabaeus isolate Y175 chromosome 20, mChlSab1.0.hap1, whole genome shotgun sequence genomic sequence CAACTCCTTGCTTGCTTGCCAAGATGGCCACAGGAGAGGAGCCCATCACACAAACACTTCTTCTGTTCTTCATGCCCCGCCCCTCCCAAGCCACCAGAGCCCAGCCGAGGGCAGCCACAGCAGGGTCGCTCAGCCGCCTGGGACTGCTGCATCTGTGCTGAGGCAGTCAAGCCCTGAGCAGGGCAGGGAGGACGGGCACGCAGACCTGTCAAGTCCCCTCATCACGTATTCCTGAGGTGCAGTCTAAGACAGGCACAGCCCGGGTGAAAACATAAGCCACACAGCACAAAAGGAAACTGCAGAAATCAAACGGACTGTGTGCACTGTACATTGCTATTGATCTTCATTTGCAAAGGTCTCGCGACCTTGAGATTATCATGGGGAGACTCCGGGAGTGAAGTTCTCTGGACAGTGCTCGCCGATTGAGCTGGAGGAAGGACACAGTAGAAGCTCTGTTTCAGTTGCGTCACTTACATGTTTGTGTTATGTAATGTACATATTTAAACAGTTCATCTATAAGTAAACAGACATATGTCATAGTGAATGCTTAGGGAAGTATTTTCACAGAAGTGTGCGTTAGCAAAGAGTCTGGAATCCACTATCAGGCAGTCATGCTGTTTGCCACAGGAATGTACCAGGGGTGAAGTTCTTCCAACTGCCAAGAATGAACTGTGGCAGGAATCCTGGgttgttgggaactgaagcacTATCACATTCTACTGAAGATAACATCAGCCAGGCGAACGCCTGTGCctgagaaaggaagagacagCAGCCAGGAAAAGGCCAGAAAATGGTGTCCGTCTCAGCCAGGCCCCTGAGGTAGCCCAGGTAGAATATTTGTGCTTTGGCAGCTGAGACAGTGTGAGGCATCCCAGGAGGAGAGAAATGACACCTGGTCATTCTCCAAACCTACACTCAGCACTTTTCCAGGCCTCTCCTGTCTTCATCCTGGAAGCTCAAACACATCATCTAATCTCCGCTTCTCACTGGGGCAGGCCAGGGAGATCAACGGGAAATGAGCGGTGGACCTCATCTGTCCCAGAATCTGTACAAAATGATCCTCTGCAAACTGGAAGACGCCCGGGAGCAGAGTGGCCATGCAGAGGAAGGGACCCAGACATGTGCTCCCTCTGCAGTGACATCAGTGCTGTTTCCGTGGGCAGCTGGGGAGGCCAGGGTGTTGACTCTGCCTGCAGAATGGAGAGCGTTCTCCTCAGACTCAGACTTAACTGGGAGGTCAGGGTTGACATGGAAAGTGGCCTTGATAAAAGGAATGGTATTAAGGACAAATGTAGAAAAGGGTGGAAAGACAAACCACACAGACTAGGCTGGTCTgtacataaacagaaaaataaaaatgcctccATCAGGATGGAGCGCCTCCAGATGATGGAAAGTCAGCCTTTGAGAGTTACAAATTAAGAGAACTGTCAGACTTGCGCTCCAGTGTTCTTTCTGCTGAGACTTAACATTCCCAGGGTGTTCCTTAAGCCAAGCCCTCATCCCCAAATCCCAGCAGGATGATGGGAGcactcttccccttccctctaaGAAATGCTTAATTTGGTGACTGATTCCTGGGCCACCCACCCACAGCAGGCAGCTGGAGGCAGGATTTACTTTCTCTGAGTATCCATctcctattttctctctttccatcaCTCAGAGCACCCCAAGATCTGGCTACCTCGGGCCCTGAGGCAGACCTACATCCGGAAGGTTGGGGACACAGTGAACCTACTAATCCCATTCCAGGTGATCACGCGAGAACCATACTGGGTCCATGTCTGGGGCCAGCCCAGGCTTCGGATTTGGAAACAGATGCCAAGAGTCCTGCTAGCAGAGGGGAAATCTTCCCAGCCTTGGATAGAAGGGGTCACATCACCAGAAGTCTGAGGCCAAATGACCTCTGCAGTCCTGAGGGTGGGTTTGGATAGGACTGGATGTGCACCCATGAGATGGTGTGAGGCTAATCCATACCATTCGGTCTGCAGAGGCCACGGAGCTTGCAGTTAGAAGGGTTCTTGGCAGTTTGAGTGGTTATTCAGTTGGGTCATAGCTGCCCCGGGTGTTCATGACCTAAGCTCTCAGAGGTTGGGAGACTCAAAGCCATCCCCCTTTCCCAAGATCCTTAGGTTGTTGCTGAAAGGAGGAGGCCCCCGGGAGGGTCGACCAACTTCTAACTCAAGGAATGTGCAGCTCCAAGTCAAGCCTCCCTGTGGACCTAGGGTGGACGGGACCCCTACAGCAGCAGGGAGAGTCAGGAAGCCTCTCAGGGCTGCTCAAAGCATTACCCTCATTCCTCAGGGCAAGCCCAAACCTCAAGCCATCTGGACACACGATGGCTGTGCCTTGGACACCAGCCGTGTGAGTGTGCGGAACggggagcgagactccatcctcTTCATCCGAGAAGCCCAACGTGCTGACTCAGGTCGCTACCAACTCCGTGTGCAGCTGGGCAGCCTGGAGGCCACTGCCACCATTGACATCCTGGTGATTGGTACGGCGGGGGGGGCGGGGAGTGGGAGATGGGGGGTCCTCAGGAACTCCCTCTCCAGGCTGAAGAGGAGCCAGCTCAGAGAGCTGAGGAAGCTGGGGCAAGGCCCCCACGTCATGTCTGGGACACAGGGTGGGCACAGGAAGGGTAGCTGAGCAGGAAAAGGGGCTGGGGCACTCCTGAAGTGACTTCAATGCATGTGGGCTGTGCTGCACCCACTGCCATGGCTTTGCCCTTTCAGAGAGGCCAGGCCCTCCTCAGAGTATTAAGCTGGTGGACGTTTGGGGCTTCAACGCGACCCTGGAATGGACACCTCCCCAAGATACGGGGAATACAGCACTCCTGGGATACACAGTTCAGAAGGCTGACACAAAATCTGGGGTGAGGCCAGCTGGGGCGGAAGGAGGGTGGAAGAGGGCATGCTGGGACAGGCCTCTGGTAGTTCCACATGGAGTGGCTGATTTCTGGCATCATGTTCGGCCCCGCAGCTGTGGTTCACAGTGCTGGAGCACTATCACCGCACCAGCTGCATCGTCTCCGACCTCATCATCGGCAACTCCTATGCCTTCCGTGTCTTTGCTGAAAACCAATGCGGACTCAGTGAAACAGCCCCCATCACCACGGACCTCGCCCACATCCAGAAAGCAGGTAAGGGAGGCACGGGGACCATGAGCTGGGAAGACTTAAggataggccgggtgcagtggctcacgcctgtaattccagcactttgggaggccaaggcaggcagattacttgaggtcaggagttcgagaccatcctggccaacatggtgaaaccttgtctctactaaaaatacaaaaattagcaaggcatggtggctcactcctgtaatcccagctactcaggaggctgaggcaggagaattgcttgaattcgggaggtggaggttgcagtgagctgagatagagccactgcactccagcctgggcaacagagtgaaactccatctaaaaaaaaaaaagaaagaaagaaaaggctaagGATAATGAGTCGATGAGGGCTGGGGTCTCAGAAGCTACATCCTAGCCCCTCTTGGTGCCCTCAGCTACTGTTTACAAGATCAAGGGGTTTGCCCAACGAGATTTCTCTGAAGCCCCAAAGTTTACCCAGCCTCTGGCCGACTGCACTACAGTCACCGGCTATAACACCCAGCTCTTCTGCTGTGTCCGTGCCTCTCCTCGGGTGAGTGGGGGCTCTTGGGGGTGCTGTGCTGAGctgctttctgttcctgcctcTCCTAACATAAGCTGAGTTGCAGAGCATTGTAACATAACATCTGTTACCATCACCGCCATTTGCCTCTTCAACAGCATGGTATTTAGGAACAGTCGGGGTGCTTGGAGTCCAAGACAGACTAATGAGAATGACATTTCCTTTTGAGTGTTTGTTTCTCATATATGAAAATGTTGCTTACTGACCTGCTGGCAATTAGGCATGCGCTTCAAGTTGTGTCTCTGGTAGGAGTGACGGAGTCCTGGTGGTTTCTCCTTCCCATCCGTACCTCATCCCATCAGGGCCGTGCACATGCAAGCTGCCTAGAGTTCAGCCTTTGGCCACAATCCTGAACAAGCCTCTCTATTTACAATCTAGTCATCGTGCTCCACACACAGCATAAAACACCATTAATAACCTGTACCAAGAACCTTTTGGGTTTTGAGTCTGGGCCAGACTACATGGAGATAACATCTCAGAAGGGGGATATCAAGAGCCCACTCTAGAAGCTACTCTCTAACCAGAGGGAACAGAGGCAACTCACAAGTCAGCAGTGGGAACAGAATACGAATGGTTCACAACAGGTGAGCCTGATGCTCAGTGCTTCTGATCCTGAGAGCACGGTATAGAAGTTAGCAGTTTTCTTCCAGTCAGAAATATTGGCAAAGAAAGTGAAGTTTCAGGCGCTATTTTCAACCAAGAGAAGGAACTTGGGCGACTACTGAAGGTACTGGAAGGGGAACCCCTTCCCACAACATAAGGAACAGGGAGCCTTCCGGAAAGCCATTATCTCTATGTAGACAGAGTCCCAGAAACTGAGCACAGAAAGACTATTGGTTCTTACCCCCGCCCCTCCTTGCTGCCTCCCTCATCTTTGTCTTTCAGCCCAAGATCATCTGGCTGAAGAACAAGATGGATATCCAAGGCAACCCTAAATACAGAGCCCTGACTCACCTGGGAATCTGCTCCCTAGAGATCCGCAAGCCTGGTCCCTTTGATGGAGGCATCTATACCTGCAAGGCAGTGAACCCCCTAGGGGAGGCATCTGTGGACTGTCGGGTGGATGTGAAAGGTAAGGGCAAGAGGAGAACTAGTGCCTTAGGTTGCCAGTCACCTCCTCTCTCCACTGGTGGAAGAGTCAGGGGCCAGAGACGCAAGCCTAGGTGGAGAAGGGGCTCCTCAGTTGGACCCtctcatcactgtcatcatcaggATGTCTTGGAGGAGACATTTTAATTATCTACAATCTCATTTCTCTCCATCGCAATTCAATAATATAGGAAgaattgttatttccattttgcaaaaGAGAAGACGAAAGTACAGGGGGAGAACTGGTTTGCCCATGATTTCCAGTGTCAGTTAATTGACCACCTGGCACTGGTGGAAAGAGCCCAGGTCTCCCTGTCCTCACTCAGctcatttttctttatgctgTGCAATCTTCTGACTCAGCCTAGGAAAGCTGCAGCTGTTTGTCGGGCTTTATTTCACTTTCCCCTCTTGTTTGTTTACAGGTAATATTGCATATCCTCTCTACTTCCTTAAAGTATTTAATCACTTATCTATACCTATCACTTTGTTCAGATCTCTATCATTGTGTTTAACatactgttttataattttctatttatagaTGTTTCCCTATTAAATTATAAGCATTTTGAGGGCAGGGACAGCATCTTATTTGCCTTTGTCCCCACAGTGTCTAGCCCAGTttctgacacacagtaggcactctaAATGTTTGTTGCATGAATTGAGAATGAATAAGCCCTTACATGTCCTGTTCTTCTCTATGTATAGACTACCTAATTAGCACCATTGACTCCCCAAAAACCTGAAAtagaatatttctatttctaatgCTAATGCtctgaaagaaggtttctcagagaTTTCTGAGAGGTTAACACTGATAAATGTCCGAATTATTGCAGTTCCTAATTGAGGACACCTAAGAAGATGTGGTACTCTGACAAAGGTAAGTAAAGACAGGCAAGATGTGTCAGTGGATTAGTTCCTGTTTATGGCTAGTGTTGTTGAGTCAGGGACACAGGTGCATTCCTGAGTCTTCCAGTCATGTATCCACTGGTGACCACTTTTGTtgtaacctttctttttttttttttttttgagatgaggtcttgctctgttgcccaggctggagtgcagtggcgccatctcggctcactgcaacctctgcctcctgggttcaaatgattcttgtgcttcagtctcctgtgtagctgggactacaggtgcctgccaccacgcccagctattttttttttttttttagtagagacgggatttcatcatgttagccagggtggtctcaatctcctgaccatgctccgcccgccttggcctcccaaagtgctgagattacagacatgagccaccgcgttcgGCCTGTTTGTAAAAGCAAATACTGTCATCCCTGTGGAGAGAATGTATACTAGATGCAGTCTGCTTTTGTCATATCCTCTCTCCATCTGAACTTCTCAAGTTGATGGTAGAAATTAAACCTAATGGTCCTCTGAAGAAGAGTGACAGCATCCACCTAATCATAAGGAGGTTCTAGGGGAGGGAGCTGGGCAGGTATTGTAGGAAAAGATGTCAAGGGAACAATTCGGAGTGCAGGAACCCACAAGAGTCACAGCACCTTATGCCTGTGGGGTACATAAGGACAGGGGAGGCTGCTCCTGCTGACTGAGTAAACACCTCAGGATCATAAGCATGGTAAAAAATGGAttaatatgtttgtttgtttttttttactttgaagcTTATAGATTCCTTCCCCTCCAAGAGAAGAAAATCCTCCTTCTCATTTATGTCAATTATAATTTAACCTTTAGGTGTGTGGTCCCAAGCAGCACATTATTGGCAAAAGGCAACTCAGCTCATCATTTAGAACTTCACAGCTCCTTTAGATTTTCCGTCATTCACAGTAGGTATGTTGTGTACAAATTGATGCATAAGGTGAAAAAGAAGCTTGAGacagaactaaagaaaacaaGTTCCCAGTGTCCTCTCTGACTTGTAGCTGCTGGCTGATGGAAATTGGAAATGAATTTGATCCCATAAGACATTTATTTAAGGCTCTCACTGGTATGTAGCAAATGAAAGCCCAAAGGGATGCATTACAAGTACAGACTTCTCAGGAAAGCGCTCTCCGACAGTCGGCTTGCAGAGAcagctctccctctctcccctccctctctgtgTTAATGATACTTGCATTCCTGTTAGTTGCCCCTTTCCCTCTCTCACAGCCAGTGCCCGGCAATGAAGTGAATTCATGGCACAGGAGCCAAGGTATGTGAGAATGGTGCCCTCAGCAGCTTGGTGTCCTCTGGCCATTTGCTGTCACGGCTACAAAGTGCTATCTCTTTTCAGTGCCTCCAGGAAGCCCGCCAGTGGTGAGATTGTGTCAAGGAGCTTCGGCACCATGTCTGGTTTGGATTCATCTAAATAAATGTGTGGCTCCCCAGTGCCTAAATGTTCCTGTATTTGAGACTTTCTATGAAACATATGGAAAGTTGCCATCCTTTAGCCATGCTGTAAGGAATCACAGGGCCTTAAGACTCCCCTTTCTCTTCCCATATCCACATTCTCTTCCACAGAGGTTTTTAACGCTGTTCTTTTCCCTAGACATCTATGACACAACTGAATTCAACTCTCTACAGTACTAAGTGCTGGAAAGAGATGCCGAAGGTGActtgctctctgcttctatgggctttccaatttAAGTTGGGATAACAGGACACACATCTACCAAAAAGAGGCAAACAGCAGAACACAAGTATGAACATAGCTAATTACAGACAGAGCCCCAAGACCTGAGGGCTGGAATGATACTCAAGAAATTGGAgggttgggcactgtggctcatacctgtaatcctagaactgtgggaggctgaggcagatggatcacttgaggtcaggagttcgagaccagcccggccaatatggtgaaaccccatctctataaaaatacaaaacttaggccgggtgcggtggctcacgcctgtaatcccagcactttgggaggccgaggcgagtggatcacgaggtcaggagatcgagaccatcctggctaacacggtgaaatcccctctctactaaaaatacaaaaaaatctagccgggtgtggtggcaggtgcctgtagtcccagctactcaggaggctgagccgggagaatgacgtgaacccgggaggcggggcttgcagtgagccgagatcgcgccactgcactctagcctaggcgacagagcgagactctgtctccaaaaaaaaaaaaaaaaatacaaaaatacaaaaattaggctgggcattgtggctcacgcccgtaatcccagcactttgtgaggccgaggcaggcagatcacttaaggttaagagttcaaaaccagcctggccaacacggtgaaaacctgtctctactaaaaatacaaaaaaattggacaggtgtggtggtgggcgcctctcatcccagctactcaggaggctgagggaggagaattgcttgaacccaggagctggaccttgcagtgagccgagatcatgccactgcactccagcctgggcaacagagcgagactcagtctcaaaaaaaaaaaaaaaagaaaaaagaaattggagcAGAGTCTCATTAAACCCAGGAAAGAATAAAGGTGAGGTTCCCTtgattatctttgttttcattctgaTGACAAATAAGATATGGAAGGTGTTCTGTGATAGAATCTACAGAAGATGATAACAGTTCCTCCTGTCTTTGTATGAGCATGCTGCTCCTCTCATCAGGAGTTGGAGTCTGTTTCCCCTTCCGTTGaatcatgtgacttgctttgaccgaAAGAATGTAGCAAAAGTGAAGAGGTGCCAGTCCAGGCCTGGGCCTTAAGAGGTACCATAGTTTCTACTTTTCCTCTTAGAAGTCAGCTCCCATGTAAAGGATCTCAGGCTACATTACTGAATGATGAGAAGCCACGTGGAGGACAACCAAGCATCCCCACTGACAGCCAGCACCCTGGCCCCAGACGCATGTGGCCACCTTGGACCCCAGAGCCCCAGTCGAGCACCTTGTAGAGACAAATCACCCCTGGAGAGCCCTGCCCACATTGTAAACTCATGAGCAAATAAATAGTggctgttgtttcaagccactaaattttgaAGTGGTTTGCTATATAATCATAGATTACTAAAACAGTCTTCTATGCAACAGGCACTGAACTCAGTGCCTTATCccttttaatcttcattttacaaatgaggaagttgAAGTTCACAAGTTGTCCCAAGTCATGCAGCTGGTAAgcagcagagctaggatttgaaccaggtctgtctgactccaaggctttcctgttttctctcatCCCTTTCATCCGGCGATCCCCACTGTAGAGGGTCTAGGTTGGaatcatgtgtttaaaaagaaaatatttccaggaGGCAATACATATTAGGAAAGGTTTTGAGGAGGTTGGGGAAGCAATTTGGTTGAGCAGAATGTGAAGGGCTTTTTTGTTCAGACCAAAGGTCTATTTTCAGTTGAGGCAAAGTATCTATTCCAGTCCTCAACTGAGGTTCCACAAGAATTAAGCCTCCATGCCATAAGGCATCCTTTGTGTCATAAATTAACTTATTTCTATGCAATTAGAATGTTACTAGTTATATactatccctttgaaaattgagaaaatagtCATGCGAATCATTTGTAGGGAACCTTTGCTTGAGAATGTCGGGGGAGGGACCAGAGTGAGTCCAGTGACAGCCAGCCATGTACACAATGGCAAAGAGGCCTCCCTCCAGTGGAAGCAGGACCTAGGTCAGGAAGGGGTGAAATATCCCCAGCTACGATGCCCTAAGGATAAGTCAGACCTTTGGCCTCAGCCCACAGCCCCATGCCTTTGCTATTCCCTGAATTACTCAAGGGTCATCCCTTAAAGATTATATATTCCCAAACTTCATggtgaagaaataaaatcacactGCCCAAGACCTCCAGTCACATTCTGCATCAAGGGAGAAGCACGCTGGAGTCCTTACTGTTCTCATTTATGCATCTGACACTTAAGGAGGACTTCTGAGTTCAGGCCTACTCTGTGGCTGGGAGAggtggaatttctttctttctttttttctttcttctcttttttttttgagacagagtctcgctctgtcacccaggctggagtgcagtggcatgatcttggctcactgcaacctcaaactcctgggttcaagcaattctcctgcctcagcctcccgagtagctgggactacaggtgcccaccaccgcgcccggctaattttttctatgtttagtagaaattgggtttcaccgtgttagccaggatggtctcgatctcctgatcttgtgatccgcctgcctcggcctcccaaagtgctgggattataggcatgagccaccgcgaccaaCCAGAATTTCTTCACtaattcattatttatccaaaaaCTTAAACACCTGTTCCTACATATCATTTTGGGGTTGAGGTGAGGAAAACAAATATCAATATTTCCCAGATTACTGGCTGGGCGAAGAATTTTTGTGCCTGAAAGCTATACTTTCTGGCTTTGCTGTCTTTCTAATGGAGGTGAAAGTTCTgttgccttgtttttttttttttttcctggtactGCAACAGCTTTCAAAATCAtaatgtgggctgggcacagtggctcacacctgtaatcctaacactttgggaggccaaagcaggtggatcatccgaggtcaggagttcaagaccagcctgaccaacatggtgaaactgtgtctcttctaaaaatataaaactagctgggtgtggtggcacatgcctgtaattccagctactcaggaggctgagggaggagaatcacttgaacccaggaggtggaggttacagtgagatgagatcgtaccattgcactccagcctgggtgacagagcaaaactctgtctctcaaaaaaaaaaaataataataataataataaggccggacgcggtggctcaagcctgtaatcccagcactttgggaggccgagacgggcggatcacgaggtcaggagatcgagaccatcctggctaacccggtgaaacccccgtctctactaaaaaaaatacaaaaaactagccgggcgaggtggcgggcgcctgtagtcccagctactcgggaggctgaggcaggagaatggcgtgaacccgggaggcggagcttgcagtgagctgagatccggccactgcactccagcctgggcggcagagcgagactccgtctcaaaaaaaaaaaataaaaataaaattaataataataataataataaattggtgGAGTTTCCTTAGGAGAAATTAACTTCCAATTTGCTAAAACTTCCTCCTCTACTCATCCAAGGATGCATGAAGTGTAGAGTTTCTCTACTCGGGCTGCTCCGAGGGGAAGAAGAAATGCAGTTCATTAAcagcttcttcccttcctcccctctgagctCCACTTTGCTACTACTTGCCTGGAGAGAGGGAAGCCCTACTTGGCTCTGGTTTTCCCACCCTCCATGTACCCTACATCCTGCAAGCAACTGGCATTCCATCTTCATTAGCAGAAGAGGCAATCCTCTTCTCTCTGCTCTTCCTCACATAAACTTGCAAGTTCTGGGTCTTCCCACCCTAAATTCTAAGGCTCTGTCAATGAAAAGAGTTAAACTCTACAAAACATTTGAAGAGATTtcttctgagccaaatatgagtgaccaaggTCCCCTGACAGCCCCAGAAgatcctgacaacatgtgcccaaagtggttGGGCTATGGCTTGGTTTTAATCATTTCAGGGAGACAtcagacatcaatcaatacatgtgagatgaacattggttcagcTGAAATGCCGGGCAACTTGAAGCGGGAGtggaggggcttccaggtcatacgCAGATTCAAAGGTTTTCTGATTGGCAACTGGTTAAAAAAGTTATTATCTAAGACCTGGAACCAATTGAAAGAtctgtctgggttaagataaaaaGTTATGGAGATCAAGGTTTTATTATGCAGGTGAAGCCTCCTGGTAGCAGACGTCAGAGCTCTTATCAGACCTAAAAAGGTGCCGGACTCCTAGTTCTCTCCCGGATCAGGGAAGAGACCTGGGAAGGAATGGGatttctctacagaatgtagatcttccccacaagagacagctctgcagggccatttcaaaatatgtcaaag encodes the following:
- the MYBPHL gene encoding myosin-binding protein H-like isoform X1, translating into MEAATAPEVAVGSKLKVKEVSPADAEPPQASPGQGAGSPTPQLLPPIEEHPKIWLPRALRQTYIRKVGDTVNLLIPFQGKPKPQAIWTHDGCALDTSRVSVRNGERDSILFIREAQRADSGRYQLRVQLGSLEATATIDILVIERPGPPQSIKLVDVWGFNATLEWTPPQDTGNTALLGYTVQKADTKSGLWFTVLEHYHRTSCIVSDLIIGNSYAFRVFAENQCGLSETAPITTDLAHIQKAATVYKIKGFAQRDFSEAPKFTQPLADCTTVTGYNTQLFCCVRASPRPKIIWLKNKMDIQGNPKYRALTHLGICSLEIRKPGPFDGGIYTCKAVNPLGEASVDCRVDVKGKGKRRTSALGCQSPPLSTGGRVRGQRRKPRWRRGSSVGPSHHCHHQDVLEETF
- the MYBPHL gene encoding myosin-binding protein H-like isoform X2, which gives rise to MEAATAPEVAVGSKLKVKEVSPADAEPPQASPGQGAGSPTPQLLPPIEEHPKIWLPRALRQTYIRKVGDTVNLLIPFQGKPKPQAIWTHDGCALDTSRVSVRNGERDSILFIREAQRADSGRYQLRVQLGSLEATATIDILVIERPGPPQSIKLVDVWGFNATLEWTPPQDTGNTALLGYTVQKADTKSGLWFTVLEHYHRTSCIVSDLIIGNSYAFRVFAENQCGLSETAPITTDLAHIQKAATVYKIKGFAQRDFSEAPKFTQPLADCTTVTGYNTQLFCCVRASPRPKIIWLKNKMDIQGNPKYRALTHLGICSLEIRKPGPFDGGIYTCKAVNPLGEASVDCRVDVKVPN